A stretch of the Perca fluviatilis chromosome 17, GENO_Pfluv_1.0, whole genome shotgun sequence genome encodes the following:
- the LOC120545003 gene encoding bile salt-activated lipase-like — MMVKLGILVAVAVFLETVSGASLGVVYTEGGMVEGENIRIGLFRRMDVFKGIPFADIPGRFEKPKRHPGWDGILKATEYRQRCIQVNLLMTDTRGSEDCLYLNIWVPHGSKVSTGLPVMVWIYGGGFLAGGSMGANFLDNYLYSGQEIADRGNVIVVTLGYRVGTMGFLSTGDSDLPGNYGLWDQHAAIAWVNRNIRSFGGDPDNITIFGESAGGASVSFQTLTPHNKGLFKRAISQSGVALCPWGINKNPRKFAEGVALKVNCPTDQNMAACLKMTDPALLTLAGSLSLSRSPDHPLLWNLFLSPVIDGDFLPDEPSKLFHNAAAIDYIAGVNDMDGHVFTGLDVPSINSPLVDTPIEDVKRLLASYTKEKGKAGLDNAYSTYTSTWGSNPSKETIKKTVVEIGTDYIFLVPTQAALYLHAANATTGRTYSYLFSQPNRMGGIGRPYPSWMGADHMDDLQYVFGKPFSTPLGYWPRHRDVSGYMIAYWTNFAKTGDPNKGEKVPVTWPRFTSTGHQYLEINSKMNKNYVGQKMRMRYVHFWSSVLPNLPISFSE; from the exons ATGATGGTGAAGCTAGGGATTTTGGTAGCTGTTGCCGTGTTTCTGGAGACGGTCTCTGGGGCCTCT CTCGGGGTGGTGTACACAGAGGGAGGTATGGTGGAGGGAGAAAACATTCGTATTGGCTTATTTCGTCGCATGGATGTCTTCAAGGGGATTCCCTTTGCTGACATCCCCGGAAGATTTGAGAAACCAAAGCGTCACCCTGGCTGGGACG GTATTCTGAAGGCCACTGAATACAGGCAGAGATGCATTCAGGTGAATCTCTTGATGACTGACACCAGAGGCAGTGAGGACTGTCTTTACCTTAACATCTGGGTTCCTCACGGCAGCAAAG TGTCCACTGGTCTGCCGGTCATGGTCTGGATCTATGGGGGAGGCTTCCTGGCTGGGGGCTCGATGGGTGCTAACTTCCTGGACAACTATCTGTACAGCGGGCAGGAGATTGCAGACAGAGGGAATGTTATTGTGGTGACACTGGGATACCGTGTGGGCACTATGGGCTTCCTGAGCACTGGAGACTCTGACTTACCCG GAAACTACGGCCTTTGGGACCAGCACGCTGCCATCGCCTGGGTGAACAGGAACATCCGCTCGTTTGGAGGAGACCCTGACAACATCACCATCTTTGGAGAGTCTGCAGGTGGAGCTAGTGTCAGCTTCCAG ACTCTCACTCCCCACAACAAAGGGCTGTTCAAGAGAGCCATCTCCCAGAGCGGTGTTGCCCTTTGCCCATGGGGTATTAATAAGAACCCACGCAAGTTCGCTGAGGGG GTTGCTCTAAAGGTCAACTGCCCCACAGATCAAAACATGGCTGCCTGTTTGAAGATGACTGATCCTGCTCTCCTTACGTTGGCGGGCTCTCTCAGTCTGTCCCGCTCACCCGATC ACCCACTTCTATGGAACCTGTTCCTGTCTCCTGTGATTGATGGGGACTTCCTGCCAGATGAGCCTTCCAAACTGTTCCACAATGCTGCTGCCATCGACTACATCGCTGGAGTCAACGACATGGATGGACACGTGTTTACTGGTTTAGATGTTCCTTCAATCAACTCACCCCTGGTGGACACCCCAAT CGAGGATGTGAAGAGGCTCCTGGCTTCTTACACTAAGGAGAAGGGCAAGGCTGGTTTGGACAACGCTTACTCCACATACACCTCCACCTGGGGCTCAAACCCCAGCAAGGAGACCATCAAGAAAACCGTTGTGGAGATTGGAACAGACTACATCTTCCTGGTTCCTACTCAGGCTGCCCTCTACCTTCATGCTGCCAACGCCAC AACTGGCCGTACCTACTCGTACCTCTTCTCTCAGCCCAACCGTATGGGTGGCATTGGTAGGCCCTACCCCAGCTGGATGGGAGCCGACCACATGGATGACCTGCAGTACGTGTTCGGAAAGCCTTTCTCCACACCGCTGGGGTACTGGCCTCGCCACCGTGACGTCTCTGGCTACATGATCGCCTACTGGACCAACTTCGCCAAAACTGG GGACCCTAACAAAGGAGAGAAGGTGCCCGTGACCTGGCCTAGATTTACCAGCACTGGACACCAGTACCTGGAGATCAATTCTAAGATGAACAAGAACTATGTAGGACAGAAGATGAGAATGCGTTATGTGCATTTCTGGTCTAGCGTCCTACCCAACCTTCCCATATCCTTCTCAGAGTAA
- the LOC120544999 gene encoding bile salt-activated lipase-like isoform X2, whose translation MMVKLGILVAVAMFLETVSAASLGVVYTEGGMVEGENIRIGLFRRMDVFKGIPFADIPGRFEKPKRHPGWDGILKATEYRKRCIQVNLLMTDTRGSEDCLYLNIWVPHGSKVSTGLPVMVWIYGGGFLAGGSMGANFLDNYLYSGQEIADRGNVIVVTLGYRVGTMGFLSTGDSDLPGNYGLWDQHAAIAWVNRNIRSFGGDPDNITIFGESAGGASVSFQTLTPHNKGLFKRAISQSGVALCPWGINKNPRKFAEGVALKVNCPTDQNMVACLKMTDPALLTLAGSLSLSSSPDHPLLWNLLLSPVIDGDFLPDEPSKLFHNAAAIDYIAGVNDMDGHVFTGLDVPSINAPLVDTPIEDVKRLLASYTKEKGKAGLDNAYATYTSTWGSNPSKETIKKTVVEIGTDYIFLVPTQAALYLHAANATTGRTYSYLFSQPNRMGGIGRPYPSWMGADHADDLQYVFGKPFSTPLGYWPRHRDVSGYMIAYWTNFAKTGDPNKGEKVPVTWPRFTSTGHQYLEINSKMNKDYVGQKMRMRYVHFWTSVLPNLPISFSE comes from the exons ATGATGGTGAAGCTGGGGATTTTGGTAGCTGTTGCGATGTTTCTGGAGACGGTCTCTGCGGCCTCT CTCGGGGTGGTGTACACAGAGGGAGGTATGGTGGAGGGAGAAAACATTCGTATTGGCTTATTCCGTCGCATGGATGTCTTCAAGGGGATTCCCTTTGCTGACATCCCCGGAAGATTTGAGAAACCAAAGCGCCATCCTGGCTGGGACG GTATTCTGAAGGCCACCGAGTACAGGAAGAGATGCATTCAGGTGAATCTCTTGATGACTGACACCAGAGGCAGTGAGGACTGTCTTTACCTTAACATCTGGGTTCCTCACGGCAGCAAAG TGTCCACTGGTCTGCCGGTCATGGTCTGGATCTATGGGGGAGGCTTCCTGGCTGGGGGCTCGATGGGTGCTAACTTCCTGGACAACTATCTGTACAGCGGGCAGGAGATTGCAGACAGAGGGAATGTTATTGTGGTGACACTGGGATACCGTGTGGGCACTATGGGCTTCCTGAGCACTGGAGACTCTGACTTACCCG GAAACTACGGCCTTTGGGACCAGCACGCCGCCATCGCCTGGGTGAACAGGAACATCCGCTCGTTTGGAGGAGACCCTGACAACATCACCATCTTTGGAGAGTCTGCAGGTGGAGCTAGTGTCAGCTTCCAG ACTCTCACTCCCCACAACAAAGGGCTGTTCAAGAGAGCCATCTCCCAGAGCGGTGTTGCCCTTTGCCCATGGGGTATTAATAAGAACCCACGCAAGTTCGCTGAGGGG GTTGCTCTAAAGGTCAACTGCCCCACAGATCAAAACATGGTTGCCTGTTTGAAGATGACTGATCCTGCTCTCCTTACGTTGGCGGGCTCTCTCAGTCTGTCCAGCTCACCAGATC aCCCACTTCTATGGAACCTGTTATTGTCTCCTGTGATTGATGGGGACTTCCTGCCGGATGAGCCTTCCAAACTGTTCCACAATGCTGCTGCCATCGACTACATCGCTGGAGTCAACGACATGGATGGACACGTGTTTACTGGTTTAGATGTTCCTTCAATCAACGCTCCCCTGGTGGACACCCCTAT CGAGGATGTGAAGAGGCTCCTGGCTTCTTACACTAAGGAGAAGGGCAAGGCTGGTTTGGACAACGCTTACGCCACATACACCTCCACCTGGGGCTCAAACCCCAGCAAGGAGACCATCAAGAAAACCGTTGTGGAGATTGGAACAGACTACATCTTCCTGGTTCCTACTCAGGCTGCCCTCTACCTTCATGCTGCCAACGCCAC AACTGGCCGTACCTACTCGTACCTCTTCTCTCAGCCCAACCGTATGGGTGGCATTGGTAGGCCCTACCCCAGCTGGATGGGAGCCGACCACGCTGATGACCTGCAGTACGTGTTCGGAAAGCCTTTCTCCACACCGCTGGGGTACTGGCCTCGCCACCGTGACGTCTCTGGCTACATGATCGCCTACTGGACCAACTTCGCCAAAACTGG GGACCCTAACAAAGGAGAGAAGGTGCCCGTAACCTGGCCTAGATTTACCAGCACTGGACACCAGTACCTGGAGATCAATTCTAAGATGAACAAGGACTATGTAGGACAGAAGATGAGAATGCGTTATGTGCATTTCTGGACTAGCGTCCTACCCAACCTTCCCATATCCTTCTCAGAGTAA
- the LOC120544999 gene encoding bile salt-activated lipase-like isoform X1: MVEGENIRIGLFRRMDVFKGIPFADIPGRFEKPKRHPGWDGILKATEYRKRCIQVNLLMTDTRGSEDCLYLNIWVPHGSKVSTGLPVMVWIYGGGFLAGGSMGANFLDNYLYSGQEIADRGNVIVVTLGYRVGTMGFLSTGDSDLPGNYGLWDQHAAIAWVNRNIRSFGGDPDNITIFGESAGGASVSFQTLTPHNKGLFKRAISQSGVALCPWGINKNPRKFAEGVALKVNCPTDQNMVACLKMTDPALLTLAGSLSLSSSPDHPLLWNLLLSPVIDGDFLPDEPSKLFHNAAAIDYIAGVNDMDGHVFTGLDVPSINAPLVDTPIEDVKRLLASYTKEKGKAGLDNAYATYTSTWGSNPSKETIKKTVVEIGTDYIFLVPTQAALYLHAANATTGRTYSYLFSQPNRMGGIGRPYPSWMGADHADDLQYVFGKPFSTPLGYWPRHRDVSGYMIAYWTNFAKTGDPNKGEKVPVTWPRFTSTGHQYLEINSKMNKDYVGQKMRMRYVHFWTSVLPNLPISFSE; the protein is encoded by the exons ATGGTGGAGGGAGAAAACATTCGTATTGGCTTATTCCGTCGCATGGATGTCTTCAAGGGGATTCCCTTTGCTGACATCCCCGGAAGATTTGAGAAACCAAAGCGCCATCCTGGCTGGGACG GTATTCTGAAGGCCACCGAGTACAGGAAGAGATGCATTCAGGTGAATCTCTTGATGACTGACACCAGAGGCAGTGAGGACTGTCTTTACCTTAACATCTGGGTTCCTCACGGCAGCAAAG TGTCCACTGGTCTGCCGGTCATGGTCTGGATCTATGGGGGAGGCTTCCTGGCTGGGGGCTCGATGGGTGCTAACTTCCTGGACAACTATCTGTACAGCGGGCAGGAGATTGCAGACAGAGGGAATGTTATTGTGGTGACACTGGGATACCGTGTGGGCACTATGGGCTTCCTGAGCACTGGAGACTCTGACTTACCCG GAAACTACGGCCTTTGGGACCAGCACGCCGCCATCGCCTGGGTGAACAGGAACATCCGCTCGTTTGGAGGAGACCCTGACAACATCACCATCTTTGGAGAGTCTGCAGGTGGAGCTAGTGTCAGCTTCCAG ACTCTCACTCCCCACAACAAAGGGCTGTTCAAGAGAGCCATCTCCCAGAGCGGTGTTGCCCTTTGCCCATGGGGTATTAATAAGAACCCACGCAAGTTCGCTGAGGGG GTTGCTCTAAAGGTCAACTGCCCCACAGATCAAAACATGGTTGCCTGTTTGAAGATGACTGATCCTGCTCTCCTTACGTTGGCGGGCTCTCTCAGTCTGTCCAGCTCACCAGATC aCCCACTTCTATGGAACCTGTTATTGTCTCCTGTGATTGATGGGGACTTCCTGCCGGATGAGCCTTCCAAACTGTTCCACAATGCTGCTGCCATCGACTACATCGCTGGAGTCAACGACATGGATGGACACGTGTTTACTGGTTTAGATGTTCCTTCAATCAACGCTCCCCTGGTGGACACCCCTAT CGAGGATGTGAAGAGGCTCCTGGCTTCTTACACTAAGGAGAAGGGCAAGGCTGGTTTGGACAACGCTTACGCCACATACACCTCCACCTGGGGCTCAAACCCCAGCAAGGAGACCATCAAGAAAACCGTTGTGGAGATTGGAACAGACTACATCTTCCTGGTTCCTACTCAGGCTGCCCTCTACCTTCATGCTGCCAACGCCAC AACTGGCCGTACCTACTCGTACCTCTTCTCTCAGCCCAACCGTATGGGTGGCATTGGTAGGCCCTACCCCAGCTGGATGGGAGCCGACCACGCTGATGACCTGCAGTACGTGTTCGGAAAGCCTTTCTCCACACCGCTGGGGTACTGGCCTCGCCACCGTGACGTCTCTGGCTACATGATCGCCTACTGGACCAACTTCGCCAAAACTGG GGACCCTAACAAAGGAGAGAAGGTGCCCGTAACCTGGCCTAGATTTACCAGCACTGGACACCAGTACCTGGAGATCAATTCTAAGATGAACAAGGACTATGTAGGACAGAAGATGAGAATGCGTTATGTGCATTTCTGGACTAGCGTCCTACCCAACCTTCCCATATCCTTCTCAGAGTAA
- the gtf3c5 gene encoding general transcription factor 3C polypeptide 5 gives MADLRECKMDFTLKELTLSCQTEDADIPGSSSSVELKDKKLVCVEYPALVTSVDKMLETLGGEKAVSKSFAHPNRRLELRFRPKDPFCHPLCGNRFPSSNLVLRVRRRVRKKDPKDAEIHMDILGVIGTTYKFQGMADFQCLAVHSEGGKDTSLYDKIILRKSENQEFFEKPVPLFLPPAIFSRLDCPVDYYYRPDVYQKSHQEFGNNRNFIGLNRARRPHNAIFVSFTEPTVPTECLEAAKENWARISVKESDRQAEEQLRKMFESRPIWSRNAVKANINIHPDKLKLLLPVFAYYMVTGPWRSLWVKLGYDPRKRTDSKQYQLLDFRIRCSTKHGYSISDMPVKAKRSALNYSLPITFNKSGPQAASVMELPAQEGPSISRDPVPVSYQLKEASYIFREGMLPPHRQMFYQLCDLDVESIKKVIEQKGDEQVCDERDGWCRLGTTDHLRDMISAMIKKLIRAQKPALPDLPKKRRRATPISKYPGRDSDSDEEVQDDDKDDDEEEDEDEEFLPSEGSENEMETEILDYM, from the exons ATGGCGGATTTAAGGGAGTGTAAGATGGATTTTACTCTGAAAGAACTGACTCTTTCATGTCAGACTGAAGACGCAGATATTCCCGGCAGCTCGTCCAGCGTGGAGCTGAAGGACAAGAAACTGGTGTGTGTGGAGTATCCGGCGTTGGTTACCAGTGTGGACAAGATGCTGGAGACTCTCGGAGGGGAAAAGGCTGTGTCTAAA TCCTTCGCTCACCCCAACAGGCGTCTTGAGCTACGCTTCCGACCTAAGGACCCTTTCTGTCACCCTCTGTGTGGAAACCGCTTCCCATCAAGCAACCTCGTACTCAGAGTGCGGCGACGGGTGCGTAAAAAGGACCCCAAGGACGCCGAGATCCACATGGATATACTTGGAGTAATAGGAACGACATACAAATTCCAAG GGATGGCAGACTTTCAGTGCCTAGCTGTGCACTCAGAAGGAGGAAAAGACACTTCTTTGTACGACAAAATCATCCTCCGCAAATCAGAGAACCAAGAGTTCTTTGAGAAGCCCGTGCCCCTCTTTCTTCCCCCTGCCATCTTCTCACGCCTCGACTGTCCTGTGGATTATTATTACCGGCCTGACGTCTATCAAAAGTCACA CCAGGAATTCGGTAACAACAGGAACTTTATTGGTTTGAATCGAGCTCGACGGCCCCACAACGCCATTTTTGTCAGCTTCACTGAGCCCACTGTGCCCACTGAGTGCCTGGAGGCAGCCAAGGAAAACTGGGCACGAATCTCCGTGAAGGAGAGTGACAGGCAGGCTGAAGAACAACTGAGAAAA ATGTTTGAGAGCCGGCCCATCTGGTCCCGGAACGCCGTCAAGGCCAACATCAACATCCACCCTGATAAACTCAAACTGCTGCTGCCTGTCTTCGCCTACTACATG GTGACAGGGCCGTGGAGAAGTCTGTGGGTGAAGCTGGGCTATGACCCCCGAAAGAGAACCGACTCCAAGCAATACCAGCTGCTGGACTTCAGGATCCGCTGTAGCACCAAGCACG GGTATTCTATATCTGACATGCCGGTCAAAGCCAAGAGGAGTGCCCTTAACTACAGTCTGCCTATCACATTTAACAAATCTG GTCCCCAGGCAGCAAGTGTGATGGAACTTCCAGCTCAGGAGGGTCCAAGCATCAGTCGAGATCCCGTCCCAGTCTCTTACCAGCTGAAG GAGGCATCCTACATATTCAGAGAAGGCATGCTGCCTCCTCACAGACAGATGTTTTACCAGCTCTGTGATTTGGATGTGGAAAG TATCAAAAAGGTGATTGAGCAGAAGGGCGATGAGCAGGTGTGTGACGAGCGGGACGGCTGGTGTCGCCTCGGGACCACCGACCACCTGAGGGACATGATCTCTGCCATGATCAAGAAGCTCATCCGAGCCCAGAAACCAG cattgccagacctcccGAAGAAGCGCCGACGCGCTACCCCAATTTCCAAATACCCAGGGAGAGATTCGGATTCAGATGAAGAGGTGCAGGACGACGACAAggatgatgatgaagaagaagatgaagacgaGGAGTTCCTGCCGTCGGAGGGCAGTGAAAACGAGATGGAGACAGAAATTCTGGATTACATGTAG